The Helianthus annuus cultivar XRQ/B chromosome 16, HanXRQr2.0-SUNRISE, whole genome shotgun sequence genome includes a window with the following:
- the LOC110916842 gene encoding calmodulin-binding protein 60 B translates to MQRKFMEKRGLDPSSSEEGQPEKKRPALASVIVEALKVDSLQKLCSSLEPILRRVVSEEVERALAKLGPAKLSGRVSPKRIEGPDGRELQLHFRSKLSLPLFTGGKVEGERGAAIHVVLIDANTGHVVTTGPESSIKLDIVVLEGDFNNEDEEGWTQEEFETHMVKEREGKRPLLSGELQVVLKEGVGTLGELTFTDNSSWIRSRKFRLGLKVASGYSEGLRIREAKTDAFTVKDHRGELYKKHYPPALTDDVWRLEKIGKDGSFHKKLNKSGIYSVEDFLRLVVRDPKKLRNILGSGMSNKMWDVLVEHAKTCILSPKLYVYYSDDMRNVGVVFNHIYELSGLVADGHYYATDALSDNQKVFVDTLMKKAYDNWMHVVEYDGKSFLGALQVKAPAPQIDMGMGPQNYSNSFDHQHQLSLPPPTAQEQPTSNPGVTTGGYDTTRYTVDSQNMNLNAPTQYDTASFTFHNPLINGSQQPAANDNNVLALGLTQPSASNFLSGNTNTLNLSSSFRGLDDYFPEEEIRMRSHEMLENEDMQHLLRLFNMGNGGAHGQTSGSHVNENYYQYTSGYMPNTPSNFGYGFDVDKTRSSGKAVVGWLKLKAALRWGIFIRKQAAERRAQIVELEEIP, encoded by the exons TGTCATTGTTGAAGCTCTGAAGGTGGATAGTTTGCAGAAACTTTGTTCATCGTTGGAGCCTATTCTTCGACGAGTT GTTAGTGAAGAAGTTGAGCGTGCGTTAGCAAAGTTGGGTCCGGCGAAACTTAGTGGAAG GGTTTCTCCTAAACGAATAGAAGGTCCCGACGGAAGAGAGTTACAGCTACACTTCAGGTCCAAGTTATCACTTCCTCTTTTCACAGGTGGAAAAGTAGAAGGAGAACGAGGCGCAGCAATCCACGTCGTATTAATCGACGCCAACACGGGCCATGTTGTAACAACCGGCCCGGAATCCTCCATCAAACTAGATATCGTTGTGCTCGAAGGTGATTTCAATAACGAAGACGAAGAAGGATGGACTCAAGAAGAATTTGAAACTCACATGGTAAAAGAACGAGAAGGAAAACGACCGCTTTTGTCTGGCGAACTACAAGTTGTACTAAAAGAGGGTGTCGGGACGTTAGGGGAGTTGACTTTTACTGATAATTCTAGTTGGATAAGAAGTAGGAAGTTTAGGCTCGGGCTTAAAGTTGCGTCGGGTTATAGTGAAGGGCTTCGTATTCGTGAAGCTAAAACAGATGCTTTCACTGTTAAAGACCACCGAGGAGAAC TTTACAAGAAACATTATCCACCCGCTCTAACCGATGATGTTTGGAGATTGGAGAAGATCGGTAAAGATGGATCTTTTCACAAGAAGCTAAACAAATCAGGCATATATAGCGTTGAAGATTTTCTTCGTCTCGTAGTTAGAGATCCAAAGAAGCTGAGAAAT ATATTGGGCAGTGGAATGTCAAATAAGATGTGGGACGTTCTTGTGGAGCATGCAAAGACTTGCATTTTGAGCCCCAAACTTTATGTTTACTATTCTGATGACATGCGTAACGTTGGCGTTGTATTCAATCACATCTATGAGTTAAGTGGTTTAGTGGCGGATGGCCATTATTATGCAACCGATGCCCTTTCCGATAATCAAAAG GTGTTTGTAGACACCTTGATGAAGAAAGCATATGATAACTGGATGCATGTGGTGGAATATGACGGAAAATCATTTTTAGGAGCTCTTCAAGTAAAAGCACCCGCTCCACAAATCGATATGGGGATGGGCCCACAAAACTATTCAAATTCCTTTGATCATCAACATCAGCTCAGTCTACCACCACCGACCGCTCAAGAACAACCTACTTCAAATCCAGGTGTCACCACTGGAG GTTACGATACGACTAGATACACCGTGGATTCACAGAACATGAATTTGAATGCACCCACTCAATACGATACAGCTTCGTTCACTTTTCACAATCCGTTGATCAACGGTTCACAACAGCCCGCTGCGAACGATAACAACGTCCTGGCTCTTGGATTAACGCAACCATCCGCTTCCAATTTCCTTTCTGGCAACACCAACACGTTGAATTTGAGTTCTTCGTTTAGAGGACTAGACGATTACTTCCCCGAAGAAGAAATCCGTATGAGAAgtcatgaaatgcttgaaaacgAAGATATGCAGCATTTGCTTCGGTTATTCAACATGGGCAACGGTGGGGCCCATGGTCAAACCTCGGGTAGTCATGTTAACGAAAACTATTATCAGTATACATCAGGTTATATGCCGAACACACCTTCTAACTTCGGGTATGGATTCGATGTGGATAAAACCCGTTCTTCTGGGAAAGCTGTAGTCGGGTGGCTTAAACTCAAAGCGGCGTTGAGATGGGGCATTTTCATAAGGAAACAAGCAGCCGAAAGAAGGGCCCAGATCGTTGAACTGGAAGAAATTCCGTAA